One window of the Eucalyptus grandis isolate ANBG69807.140 chromosome 8, ASM1654582v1, whole genome shotgun sequence genome contains the following:
- the LOC104415765 gene encoding RNA cytosine-C(5)-methyltransferase NSUN2 isoform X2: MGGRGRSRTQRRHFSQSRENVWKRPKSDPADANPGADDGNDAGKAAEKGSWQPFATQNLVFDEYYKGQGIVSQEEWDAFMECLRKPLPAAFRINSSSQFWMDIRSQLENDFAKSLQAEFIEGDEVEAIRPLAWYPENLAWHSNFSRMQLRKNQALERFHEFLKLENEIGNITRQEAVSMVPPLFLDVQPDHFVLDMCAAPGSKTFQLLEIIHRSTKPGSLPKGMVIANDLDVQRCNLLIHQTKRMCTANLVVTNHEAQQFPGCRLSKSQFDTSEMGNQLGPCLNQLLFDRVLCDVPCSGDGTLRKAPDIWRKWNTGMGNGIHGLQIQIAMRGISLLKVGGRMVYSTCSMNPIEDEAVVAEILRKCGGCVELLDVSSELPQLIRRPGLRKWKVRDRGTWLASYKDCPLSRRGAVNPSMFPSGSSVEPVDHSVELEEEQQNSHTTSSEDLPVQLDKPVTSANDLEEEVSGFPLERCMRIVPHDQNGGAFFIAVLHKVGPLPGTVEKNNSHQAKSSFHIDGQPDEAQDKVFKDMKTSEDFSANGNSEKVAEAALEACGDAPQEGPLETDSGNACENDNSNGVEAPSEQNDGKAGGKRKLQMQGKWRGVDPVVFLQDEDVINSIKNFYGIVDSFPLSNHLVTRNSETTRVKRIYYVSESVKELLELNFKVGQQLKITSIGLKMFERQTSREGTSAPCLFRISSEGLPLILPYVTKQILEASVADFKHLLQYKSIKFTDLVDAEFSEKAAKLMPGCCVIVLRKDNIGSSNPNLVHESPIAIGCWRGKASLSVMVTALDCQELLERLLLRMEPAKESPVQESKPSIDANEVNNSDCDMAEDVEEIRLNAEG; the protein is encoded by the exons ATGGGCGGAAGGGGCAGGTCGCGGACGCAGAGGAGGCACTTCTCGCAGAGCAGGGAGAACGTGTGGAAGCGCCCCAAATCCGATCCCGCCGACGCCAACCCCGGCGCCGACGACGGCAACGACGCCGGAAAGGCCGCCGAAAAGGGCTCCTGGCAGCCTTTCGCCACTCAAAACCTCGTCTTTGACGAATACTACAAG GGGCAAGGGATTGTGTCCCAAGAAGAGTGGGACGCGTTCATGGAGTGCCTCCGGAAACCGTTGCCTGCTGCTTTTCGAATCAATTCGAG TAGCCAATTTTGGATGGACATTCGATCACAGCTAGAGAATGACTTTGCAAAATCTCTACAGGCTGAG TTTATTGAGGGGGATGAAGTGGAGGCTATAAGACCATTAGCTTGGTATCCTGAGAATCTTGCGTGGCATTCAAACTTTTCCCGCATGCAGCTGAGGAAGAATCAGGCTCTTGAGAG GTTTCATGAGTTCTTAAAGCTGGAGAATGAGATTGGTAACATCACTAGACAGGAAGCTGTGAGCATG GTGCCACCTCTTTTCTTGGATGTACAACCAGACCATTTTGTGCTGGACA TGTGTGCGGCTCCTGGATCAAAAACATTCCAGTTGCTTGAGATTATACACCGATCAACAAAACCAGGATCATTACCAAAAGGAATG GTCATTGCCAATGATCTGGATGTCCAACGATGCAATCTTCTCAttcatcaaacaaaaagaatgtGCACTGCCAACTTGGTGGTCACAAATCATGAAGCTCAACAATTCCCAGGCTGCCGTTTAAGCAAAAGTCAGTTTGATACTTCTGAGATGGGAAATCAGTTAGGTCCATGCCTTAATCAACTCCTTTTCGATCGTGTCTTGTGTGACGTTCCCTGCAGCGGAGATGGTACCCTCAGAAAGGCCCCGGATATCTGGAGAAAGTG GAATACAGGAATGGGCAATGGAATTCATGGCTTGCAAATTCAGATAGCGATGCGAG GGATATCATTGCTCAAAGTTGGTGGGAGAATGGTTTACTCGACCTGTTCGATGAATCCAATTGAGGATGAGGCTGTGGTTGCTGAG ATTCTGCGAAAATGTGGAGGCTGTGTTGAACTACTTGATGTTTCTAGTGAGCTTCCTCAACTTATCCGACGGCCAGGTCTTAGGAAATGGAAG GTTCGTGACAGAGGCACCTGGCTGGCTTCCTACAAGGATTGTCCCCTGTCTCGTAGGGGTGCAGTGAATCCCAGTATGTTTCCTTCAGGTAGTTCTGTAGAACCTGTTGATCACTCTGTAGAACTTGAAGAAGAACAACAGAACAGTCATACTACAAGCTCGGAAGACCTGCCTGTTCAATTGGATAAGCCTGTGACTTCGGCCAATGATCTTGAGGAGGAAGTTTCTGGTTTTCCACTGGAACGTTGCATGAGAATAGTGCCTCATGATCAGAATGGCGGAGCTTTCTTCATTGCTGTCCTACACAAAGTGGGGCCCTTGCCAG GTACTGTGGAGAAAAACAATAGCCATCAAGCAAAATCTTCCTTTCATATTGATGGACAGCCTGATGAAGCTCAAGATAAGGTCTTTAAAGATATGAAGACATCCGAGGATTTTTCAGCAAACGGCAACAGTGAGAAAGTCGCAGAAGCAGCTCTGGAAGCTTGTGGGGATGCCCCACAAGAAGGTCCTTTGGAGACAGATTCTGGGAATGCCTGTGAAAATGATAACTCAAATGGGGTTGAAGCTCCAAGTGAGCAAAATGATGGCAAAGCAGGTGGTAAGAGGAAGTTGCAGATGCAAGGCAAGTGGAGGGGCGTCGATCCTGTGGTGTTTTTGCAAGATGAAGATGTCATAAACAGCATTAAGAACTTTTATGGCATTGTTGATTCCTTCCCATTGAGTAACCACCTTGTTACAAGGAACAGTGAAACTACCCGTGTGAAGAGGATTTACTATGTTTCAGAATCAGTTAAGGAACTTCTGGAGCTGAATTTTAAAGTGGGCCAGCAACTTAAGATAACATCTATAGGCCTTAAGATGTTT GAACGACAAACATCAAGGGAAGGTACCTCTGCACCATGCTTGTTCCGCATATCATCTGAAGGATTGCCACTCATCCTCCCATATGTGACCAAACAAATCCTAGAAGCATCTGTGGCGGATTTTAAGCATCTTTTGCAATACAAGAGTATTAAATTTACAGATCTTGTTGACGCTGAATTCAGTGAGAAGGCAGCAAAGCTGATGCCTGGCTGCTGTGTTATAGTTTTGCGGAAAG ATAACATAGGCTCATCAAATCCAAATCTTGTGCACGAGTCCCCGATAGCCATTGGTTGCTGGAGGGGTAAGGCGTCATTGAGTGTCATGGTGACTGCACTCGATTGTCAGGAGCTGCTAGAAAGGCTATTGCTGCGCATGGAACCTGCAAAGGAATCTCCAGTGCAAGAGAGCAAGCCCTCAATAGATGCAAATGAGGTGAACAATAGTGACTGTGACATGGCTGAGGATGTTGAAGAAATTAGACTCAATGCTGAAGGCTGA
- the LOC104415765 gene encoding RNA cytosine-C(5)-methyltransferase NSUN2 isoform X1: MGGRGRSRTQRRHFSQSRENVWKRPKSDPADANPGADDGNDAGKAAEKGSWQPFATQNLVFDEYYKGQGIVSQEEWDAFMECLRKPLPAAFRINSSSQFWMDIRSQLENDFAKSLQAEFIEGDEVEAIRPLAWYPENLAWHSNFSRMQLRKNQALERFHEFLKLENEIGNITRQEAVSMVPPLFLDVQPDHFVLDMCAAPGSKTFQLLEIIHRSTKPGSLPKGMVIANDLDVQRCNLLIHQTKRMCTANLVVTNHEAQQFPGCRLSKSQFDTSEMGNQLGPCLNQLLFDRVLCDVPCSGDGTLRKAPDIWRKWNTGMGNGIHGLQIQIAMRGISLLKVGGRMVYSTCSMNPIEDEAVVAEILRKCGGCVELLDVSSELPQLIRRPGLRKWKVRDRGTWLASYKDCPLSRRGAVNPSMFPSGSSVEPVDHSVELEEEQQNSHTTSSEDLPVQLDKPVTSANDLEEEVSGFPLERCMRIVPHDQNGGAFFIAVLHKVGPLPVGTVEKNNSHQAKSSFHIDGQPDEAQDKVFKDMKTSEDFSANGNSEKVAEAALEACGDAPQEGPLETDSGNACENDNSNGVEAPSEQNDGKAGGKRKLQMQGKWRGVDPVVFLQDEDVINSIKNFYGIVDSFPLSNHLVTRNSETTRVKRIYYVSESVKELLELNFKVGQQLKITSIGLKMFERQTSREGTSAPCLFRISSEGLPLILPYVTKQILEASVADFKHLLQYKSIKFTDLVDAEFSEKAAKLMPGCCVIVLRKDNIGSSNPNLVHESPIAIGCWRGKASLSVMVTALDCQELLERLLLRMEPAKESPVQESKPSIDANEVNNSDCDMAEDVEEIRLNAEG; this comes from the exons ATGGGCGGAAGGGGCAGGTCGCGGACGCAGAGGAGGCACTTCTCGCAGAGCAGGGAGAACGTGTGGAAGCGCCCCAAATCCGATCCCGCCGACGCCAACCCCGGCGCCGACGACGGCAACGACGCCGGAAAGGCCGCCGAAAAGGGCTCCTGGCAGCCTTTCGCCACTCAAAACCTCGTCTTTGACGAATACTACAAG GGGCAAGGGATTGTGTCCCAAGAAGAGTGGGACGCGTTCATGGAGTGCCTCCGGAAACCGTTGCCTGCTGCTTTTCGAATCAATTCGAG TAGCCAATTTTGGATGGACATTCGATCACAGCTAGAGAATGACTTTGCAAAATCTCTACAGGCTGAG TTTATTGAGGGGGATGAAGTGGAGGCTATAAGACCATTAGCTTGGTATCCTGAGAATCTTGCGTGGCATTCAAACTTTTCCCGCATGCAGCTGAGGAAGAATCAGGCTCTTGAGAG GTTTCATGAGTTCTTAAAGCTGGAGAATGAGATTGGTAACATCACTAGACAGGAAGCTGTGAGCATG GTGCCACCTCTTTTCTTGGATGTACAACCAGACCATTTTGTGCTGGACA TGTGTGCGGCTCCTGGATCAAAAACATTCCAGTTGCTTGAGATTATACACCGATCAACAAAACCAGGATCATTACCAAAAGGAATG GTCATTGCCAATGATCTGGATGTCCAACGATGCAATCTTCTCAttcatcaaacaaaaagaatgtGCACTGCCAACTTGGTGGTCACAAATCATGAAGCTCAACAATTCCCAGGCTGCCGTTTAAGCAAAAGTCAGTTTGATACTTCTGAGATGGGAAATCAGTTAGGTCCATGCCTTAATCAACTCCTTTTCGATCGTGTCTTGTGTGACGTTCCCTGCAGCGGAGATGGTACCCTCAGAAAGGCCCCGGATATCTGGAGAAAGTG GAATACAGGAATGGGCAATGGAATTCATGGCTTGCAAATTCAGATAGCGATGCGAG GGATATCATTGCTCAAAGTTGGTGGGAGAATGGTTTACTCGACCTGTTCGATGAATCCAATTGAGGATGAGGCTGTGGTTGCTGAG ATTCTGCGAAAATGTGGAGGCTGTGTTGAACTACTTGATGTTTCTAGTGAGCTTCCTCAACTTATCCGACGGCCAGGTCTTAGGAAATGGAAG GTTCGTGACAGAGGCACCTGGCTGGCTTCCTACAAGGATTGTCCCCTGTCTCGTAGGGGTGCAGTGAATCCCAGTATGTTTCCTTCAGGTAGTTCTGTAGAACCTGTTGATCACTCTGTAGAACTTGAAGAAGAACAACAGAACAGTCATACTACAAGCTCGGAAGACCTGCCTGTTCAATTGGATAAGCCTGTGACTTCGGCCAATGATCTTGAGGAGGAAGTTTCTGGTTTTCCACTGGAACGTTGCATGAGAATAGTGCCTCATGATCAGAATGGCGGAGCTTTCTTCATTGCTGTCCTACACAAAGTGGGGCCCTTGCCAG TAGGTACTGTGGAGAAAAACAATAGCCATCAAGCAAAATCTTCCTTTCATATTGATGGACAGCCTGATGAAGCTCAAGATAAGGTCTTTAAAGATATGAAGACATCCGAGGATTTTTCAGCAAACGGCAACAGTGAGAAAGTCGCAGAAGCAGCTCTGGAAGCTTGTGGGGATGCCCCACAAGAAGGTCCTTTGGAGACAGATTCTGGGAATGCCTGTGAAAATGATAACTCAAATGGGGTTGAAGCTCCAAGTGAGCAAAATGATGGCAAAGCAGGTGGTAAGAGGAAGTTGCAGATGCAAGGCAAGTGGAGGGGCGTCGATCCTGTGGTGTTTTTGCAAGATGAAGATGTCATAAACAGCATTAAGAACTTTTATGGCATTGTTGATTCCTTCCCATTGAGTAACCACCTTGTTACAAGGAACAGTGAAACTACCCGTGTGAAGAGGATTTACTATGTTTCAGAATCAGTTAAGGAACTTCTGGAGCTGAATTTTAAAGTGGGCCAGCAACTTAAGATAACATCTATAGGCCTTAAGATGTTT GAACGACAAACATCAAGGGAAGGTACCTCTGCACCATGCTTGTTCCGCATATCATCTGAAGGATTGCCACTCATCCTCCCATATGTGACCAAACAAATCCTAGAAGCATCTGTGGCGGATTTTAAGCATCTTTTGCAATACAAGAGTATTAAATTTACAGATCTTGTTGACGCTGAATTCAGTGAGAAGGCAGCAAAGCTGATGCCTGGCTGCTGTGTTATAGTTTTGCGGAAAG ATAACATAGGCTCATCAAATCCAAATCTTGTGCACGAGTCCCCGATAGCCATTGGTTGCTGGAGGGGTAAGGCGTCATTGAGTGTCATGGTGACTGCACTCGATTGTCAGGAGCTGCTAGAAAGGCTATTGCTGCGCATGGAACCTGCAAAGGAATCTCCAGTGCAAGAGAGCAAGCCCTCAATAGATGCAAATGAGGTGAACAATAGTGACTGTGACATGGCTGAGGATGTTGAAGAAATTAGACTCAATGCTGAAGGCTGA
- the LOC104415766 gene encoding LOW QUALITY PROTEIN: phospho-2-dehydro-3-deoxyheptonate aldolase 2, chloroplastic (The sequence of the model RefSeq protein was modified relative to this genomic sequence to represent the inferred CDS: inserted 2 bases in 1 codon): MAVASSSALSSKSAFAGAHSSLARPRQPAAAFSLLPARGARRPISAVHAADQPKTPGAAAAASNSSAVTAPAXRPAAAAGTGKWAVDSWQAKKALQLPEYPDKKDLDSVLATIESFPPIVFAGEARRLEERLAEAAMGNAFLLQGGDCAESFKEFSANYIRDTFRVLLQMGVVLMFGGQMPIIKVGRMAGQFAKPRTGPFEEKDGKQLPSYKGDNINGDAFDEKSRTPDPQRMIRAYSQAAATLNLLRAFATGGYAAMQRVTQWNLDFAVNSEQGDRYQELAHRVDEALGFMAAAGLTVEHPIMTSTEFWTSHECLLLPYEQALTRLDSTSGLYYDCSAHMLWVGERTRQLDGAHVEFLRGIANPLGVKVSDKMDPNELVNLIEILNPRNKPGRITIIVRMGAENLRVKFPHLIRAVRRAGQIVTWVCDPMHGNTIKAPCGLKTRAFDAILAEVRAFFDVHEQEGSHPGGIHLEMTGQNVTECIGGSRTVTYDDLGSRYHTHCDPRLNASQALELSFIIAERLRRRRIGTPRMLSLSV; encoded by the exons ATGGCGGTCGCGAGCTCCTCCGCGCTCTCCTCCAAATCCGCATTTGCCGGCGCCCACTCCTCCCTAGCCAGGCCTCGCCAGCCGGCCGCCGCAttctccctcctccccgcgAGGGGCGCCCGCCGCCCGATCTCCGCCGTCCACGCGGCGGACCAGCCGAAGACCCCCGGCGCGGCCGCCGCGGCGAGCAACTCCTCCGCCGTGACCGCGCCGGC GCGCCCCGCCGCCGCGGCGGGGACCGGGAAATGGGCCGTCGACAGCTGGCAGGCGAAGAAGGCGCTGCAGCTGCCGGAGTACCCGGACAAGAAGGACCTCGACTCCGTGCTCGCGACGATCGAGAGCTTCCCCCCGATCGTGTTCGCCGGGGAGGCGCGCAGGCTCGAGGAGAGGCTCGCGGAGGCCGCCATGGGGAACGCCTTCCTGCTCCAGGGCGGCGATTGCGCGGAGAGCTTCAAGGAGTTCAGCGCGAACTACATCCGGGACACGTTCAGAGTGCTGCTCCAGATGGGAGTCGTCCTCATGTTTGGAGGACAGATGCCTATCATTAAG gtgGGGAGAATGGCGGGTCAATTTGCGAAGCCTAGAACTGGCCCTTTTGAGGAGAAGGATGGGAAGCAGCTGCCAAGTTACAAGGGAGACAACATTAACGGCGATGCTTTTGATGAGAAATCAAGAACTCCGGACCCTCAAAGAATGATAAGGGCTTATTCTCAGGCTGCAGCGACTCTGAACCTTCTAAGAGCATTTGCAACTGGAGGTTACGCTGCCATGCAGAGAGTTACCCAGTGGAATCTTGATTTTGCAGTGAACAGTGAGCAGGGAGATAG GTATCAGGAACTTGCTCATAGGGTAGATGAGGCCCTTGGTTTCATGGCTGCTGCTGGACTCACTGTTGAACACCCTATCATGACATCTACTGAATTCTGGACATCTCATGAGTGCTTACTTTTGCCTTATGAGCAAGCTCTGACTCGTCTAGATTCAACTTCGGGGCTGTATTATGACTGCTCTGCTCACATGCTCTGGGTTGGGGAGCGTACTCGCCAGCTTGATGGTGCTCATGTTGAGTTCCTCAGGGGAATCGCCAACCCTCTTGGAGTTAAG GTAAGTGACAAAATGGATCCCAATGAGCTGGTTAACCTGATAGAAATCCTGAATCCACGTAATAAACCGGGAAGGATCACGATTATTGTGAGGATGGGTGCTGAGAATTTGAGAGTAAAGTTTCCACATTTGATCAGGGCGGTCCGCAGAGCGGGGCAGATTGTCACCTGGGTCTGTGACCCAATGCATGGAAACACCATAAAAGCACCATGTGGACTCAAAACACGTGCCTTTGATGCAATTCTG GCCGAAGTGCGTGCATTCTTTGATGTTCACGAGCAAGAAGGAAGTCATCCTGGAGGAATTCATCTAGAAATGACTGGCCAGAATGTAACCGAGTGCATTGGAGGGTCCCGGACTGTGACATATGACGATTTAGGCTCACGTTATCACACACACTGCGACCCAAGGCTTAATGCTTCTCAAGCCCTTGAGCTGTCATTCATTATTGCTGAGAGACTTAGAAGGAGGAGGATTGGAACCCCGCGCATGCTTTCATTGAGTGTTTAA